One part of the Alistipes onderdonkii genome encodes these proteins:
- a CDS encoding BACON domain-containing protein produces the protein MKRIIFGLALCLAVWGCSDDKTGGTVPPDPGPEPEVPTLATSLAFGVPSVEFPSGGKTVDVAVVAEGGEWAVAETPDWLAVTPGEGKVTLAADDNRRGSLRSGKLRITGAENVEASLDVSQGNGALILRLEVEAPATVAAIPLHGQVSCTIDWGDGAVESIDAKIDGLGIGHPSHEYAAAGTYRVSVSGTVPSLSSIKLTDDQALRLKAVEAWGATGLEKMQYAFYRCAALESIPSPGPEAPFARVTTFSKAFDSCDALREIPADLFAGCTELTDLSSCFNDCDALKSIPEHLLDDCTGVEKLSSIFAYCRGLESVPGRLFAACSKVTDLGYLFTACESLRTIPADLFAGCSAATTFMQCFSGCEALGAIPAGLFDDCTQVEVFQSVFMDCVALKSIPEGLFDKHPNAVKFNFTFADCTGIESVPVSLFDNCRKATAFTQTFRACSAWQGESPYTLVDGTKVHLYERSKYPDAFEKAPSSSTNGTFRACTGLADYEKIAADYPKWVK, from the coding sequence ATGAAAAGAATTATTTTTGGCCTTGCCTTGTGCTTGGCAGTGTGGGGATGCAGTGACGACAAGACCGGGGGGACGGTTCCGCCCGATCCCGGTCCTGAACCCGAAGTCCCGACCCTTGCGACGAGCCTGGCGTTCGGCGTCCCGTCCGTCGAGTTCCCTTCGGGTGGCAAGACGGTCGATGTGGCCGTCGTGGCCGAAGGCGGCGAGTGGGCGGTTGCGGAGACCCCCGACTGGCTGGCTGTGACGCCTGGCGAGGGGAAGGTGACCCTGGCTGCCGACGACAACCGGAGAGGCTCCCTGCGTAGCGGGAAACTGCGTATAACGGGTGCAGAGAACGTGGAGGCATCACTGGATGTGTCGCAGGGAAACGGGGCGCTGATTTTACGCCTCGAGGTCGAGGCTCCCGCGACGGTGGCGGCGATCCCGCTGCATGGTCAGGTGTCCTGCACGATCGACTGGGGCGACGGGGCTGTGGAAAGTATTGATGCCAAGATCGACGGTCTCGGGATCGGGCATCCTTCCCACGAGTATGCCGCGGCCGGGACTTACCGCGTATCGGTTAGCGGTACGGTGCCTTCGCTCTCTTCGATAAAATTGACCGATGACCAGGCGTTGCGGCTGAAAGCCGTCGAAGCCTGGGGTGCCACGGGCCTCGAAAAAATGCAGTATGCTTTTTACAGATGTGCTGCGCTCGAATCGATACCCTCTCCCGGGCCCGAGGCTCCGTTCGCGCGTGTGACGACCTTTTCCAAGGCTTTCGACAGCTGCGATGCCCTGCGGGAGATTCCCGCCGACCTGTTCGCCGGATGTACGGAACTGACCGACCTGAGTTCCTGTTTCAACGATTGCGATGCGCTGAAGAGCATCCCCGAGCATTTGCTCGACGATTGCACGGGTGTCGAAAAGCTCAGCAGCATCTTTGCCTACTGCCGCGGGCTGGAGTCGGTTCCCGGGAGGCTCTTTGCCGCCTGCTCCAAGGTGACCGATCTGGGGTACCTGTTCACTGCCTGCGAGTCGTTGCGGACAATCCCTGCCGACCTGTTTGCGGGGTGTTCTGCTGCCACGACCTTCATGCAGTGTTTCTCGGGCTGCGAAGCCCTCGGGGCTATTCCGGCAGGGTTGTTCGACGACTGTACGCAGGTGGAGGTGTTCCAGAGCGTCTTTATGGATTGTGTCGCCCTGAAGAGCATTCCCGAAGGGCTTTTCGACAAACATCCCAATGCCGTGAAGTTCAACTTCACCTTTGCCGATTGTACGGGCATCGAGTCCGTACCCGTCTCCCTGTTCGACAACTGCCGCAAGGCCACGGCGTTCACCCAGACTTTCCGGGCATGTTCGGCCTGGCAGGGCGAATCGCCCTATACGCTGGTCGACGGGACGAAGGTGCATCTCTACGAGCGCTCCAAATACCCCGATGCCTTCGAAAAGGCTCCCTCGTCCAGCACCAACGGGACTTTCAGGGCGTGCACCGGGCTGGCCGATTATGAGAAGATAGCTGCCGATTATCCCAAGTGGGTGAAATAG
- a CDS encoding ribose-phosphate diphosphokinase codes for MAIHKIKIFSGRGSEYLAEKIAASFGTTLGQSEVLRFSDGEFQPCFNESIRGCTVFIIQSTFPPSDNLMELLMMIDAARRASAYKVVAVIPYFGWARQDRKDRPRVPIGAKLVANLLMAAGVDRVMTMDLHADQIQGFFDVPVDALYASGIFIPYIKSLNIEELSIAAPDMGGAKRANTYAKLLGTPIIISHKERAKANVVGTMTAIGEVEGRNILIVDDMIDTAGTICMAADMLMSRGAKSVRAAITHPVLSGPAYERINDSALQEVIVTDTIPLNPDKDLHKFTVLSVADMFADVIERVHNYKEISSIFFK; via the coding sequence ATGGCTATCCACAAAATCAAAATTTTCTCGGGTCGCGGATCGGAATACCTTGCCGAAAAAATCGCGGCGAGTTTCGGTACGACGCTCGGACAATCGGAAGTACTGCGTTTCAGCGACGGCGAGTTCCAGCCCTGCTTCAACGAGTCCATCCGCGGGTGTACGGTATTCATCATCCAGTCGACGTTCCCGCCTTCGGATAACCTGATGGAGCTGTTGATGATGATCGACGCCGCGCGCCGCGCTTCGGCCTACAAGGTCGTGGCCGTAATCCCCTACTTCGGCTGGGCACGACAGGATCGGAAAGACCGGCCCCGGGTGCCGATCGGCGCGAAACTGGTAGCCAACCTGCTGATGGCCGCAGGCGTAGACCGCGTGATGACGATGGACTTGCATGCCGACCAGATACAGGGTTTCTTCGACGTACCGGTCGATGCGCTCTATGCCAGCGGCATCTTCATCCCCTATATCAAAAGCCTCAACATCGAAGAGCTGTCGATCGCGGCGCCCGACATGGGCGGCGCCAAGCGTGCCAACACCTATGCCAAGCTGCTCGGCACGCCGATCATCATTTCGCATAAGGAACGTGCCAAGGCCAACGTCGTGGGCACGATGACCGCCATCGGCGAGGTCGAGGGCCGCAATATCCTGATCGTGGACGACATGATCGACACGGCAGGCACGATCTGCATGGCCGCCGACATGCTCATGTCACGCGGGGCGAAGAGCGTTCGCGCCGCCATCACCCATCCCGTGCTGTCGGGCCCAGCCTACGAGCGCATCAACGACAGCGCGCTGCAGGAGGTGATCGTGACGGACACCATTCCGCTCAACCCCGACAAAGACCTGCACAAGTTCACGGTGCTGTCGGTGGCGGACATGTTCGCCGACGTCATCGAGCGCGTGCACAACTACAAGGAGATTTCGTCGATATTCTTCAAATAA
- the yihA gene encoding ribosome biogenesis GTP-binding protein YihA/YsxC has product MQIHKAEFRCSSERISQVPKDSLKDIAFIGRSNVGKSSLINMLTGRQGLAKVSGTPGKTRLINHFLIDNAWYLVDLPGYGYARTSKAMRSDFAKIITDYVLKCEKMHFLFVLVDIRLEPQKIDLRFIEMLGMNGIPFGIVFTKADKLSRTQCAKSVERYKATLGEQWEELPPMFVSSGERGTGREEILGFIGECLDV; this is encoded by the coding sequence CGCATCTCGCAAGTTCCGAAGGATTCGCTGAAGGACATCGCCTTCATCGGGCGCAGCAACGTCGGCAAGTCGTCGCTCATCAACATGCTGACCGGCCGGCAGGGGCTGGCAAAGGTCTCGGGGACACCCGGCAAGACGCGGCTCATCAACCACTTCCTGATCGACAATGCGTGGTACCTGGTCGACCTGCCGGGCTACGGCTATGCCCGTACGTCGAAGGCCATGCGCAGCGATTTCGCCAAGATCATCACCGACTACGTGCTCAAATGCGAGAAGATGCACTTCCTGTTCGTGCTGGTGGACATCCGGCTCGAACCCCAGAAGATCGACCTGCGCTTCATCGAGATGCTGGGCATGAACGGCATTCCGTTCGGCATCGTCTTCACCAAGGCCGACAAGCTCTCCAGGACGCAGTGCGCCAAGAGCGTGGAGCGTTACAAGGCCACGCTGGGCGAGCAATGGGAGGAACTGCCGCCGATGTTCGTCTCGTCGGGCGAACGCGGTACGGGACGCGAGGAGATCCTCGGCTTCATCGGCGAATGCCTCGATGTTTAA